In a single window of the Bradyrhizobium sp. ORS 285 genome:
- a CDS encoding thioesterase family protein has product MRPIFRVTDNQVAVSPDAAGPWDPTMQHGSAPSALAVWAAERIPTKSPMRIARVTIDLMRPVPLAELSVETEVLREGRKIQLSAVRLRAGDTVVVTATVLKIRQEAVPLPDDVRELPVDLVGPDQAQPEPPDFSTSPFVRGMTLRAARGRFGVRGPGAIWYRVDWPLVEGHAVSQAMRAVVASDFCNGTSAALDFHSYTFLNADLTVNMAREPVGEWILLDAESWIGPDGAGLAMARLGDVRGYFGRVVQSLVIEKR; this is encoded by the coding sequence ATGCGGCCGATCTTCCGCGTCACGGACAATCAAGTCGCCGTCAGTCCCGATGCTGCGGGTCCGTGGGATCCGACCATGCAGCACGGCTCGGCGCCCTCGGCGCTCGCCGTGTGGGCGGCGGAACGCATCCCGACGAAGTCGCCGATGCGCATCGCCCGCGTCACCATCGACCTGATGCGGCCGGTGCCACTGGCCGAACTCAGCGTCGAGACCGAGGTGCTGCGCGAGGGTCGCAAGATACAGCTCTCGGCGGTGCGCCTGCGCGCCGGCGACACCGTGGTCGTCACGGCGACCGTGCTGAAGATCAGGCAGGAGGCCGTGCCGCTGCCGGACGACGTCCGCGAACTGCCGGTCGATCTCGTCGGTCCCGACCAGGCGCAGCCGGAGCCCCCAGATTTCTCCACCAGCCCGTTCGTGCGCGGCATGACCTTGCGCGCCGCGCGCGGCCGCTTCGGCGTCCGCGGCCCCGGTGCGATCTGGTATCGCGTCGACTGGCCGCTGGTCGAGGGCCACGCCGTGTCACAGGCGATGCGCGCGGTGGTCGCCAGCGATTTCTGCAACGGCACCTCGGCCGCGCTCGACTTCCACAGCTACACGTTTCTGAACGCCGACCTCACGGTCAACATGGCGCGCGAGCCGGTCGGCGAGTGGATTCTGCTGGATGCGGAGAGCTGGATCGGCCCTGATGGAGCAGGGCTGGCGATGGCGCGGCTGGGCGATGTGAGGGGCTATTTCGGACGCGTGGTCCAGAGCCTGGTGATCGAGAAGCGGTGA
- the minD gene encoding septum site-determining protein MinD — protein MAKVLVVTSGKGGVGKTTTTAAMGAALAQAGEKVVVVDFDVGLRNLDLVLGAERRVVFDLINVVHGVAKLPQALIRDKRLENLWLLPASQTKDKDALTEDGVGRVIHELRKSFDWVICDSPAGIERGAMLAMRYADEALIVTNPEVSSVRDSDRIIGMLDSKTVRAENGERVEKHILITRYDAGRAARGEMLSIDDVLEILATPLLGIVPESQDVLRASNVGCPVTLNSPASAPARAYHDAMRRLLGEEVEMQIPTERKGLMNLLLGRRAA, from the coding sequence ATGGCGAAAGTACTTGTTGTGACGTCGGGCAAGGGTGGCGTCGGCAAGACCACCACCACGGCGGCGATGGGCGCGGCGCTGGCGCAGGCCGGCGAGAAGGTCGTGGTGGTCGATTTCGACGTCGGCCTGCGCAACCTCGATCTCGTGCTCGGCGCCGAGCGCCGCGTGGTGTTCGACCTCATCAACGTCGTGCACGGCGTCGCCAAGCTGCCGCAGGCGCTGATCCGCGACAAGCGGCTGGAGAATCTCTGGCTGCTGCCGGCCTCGCAGACCAAGGACAAGGACGCGCTGACCGAGGACGGTGTCGGCCGCGTCATCCACGAGTTGCGCAAGAGTTTCGACTGGGTGATCTGCGACAGCCCCGCCGGCATCGAGCGTGGGGCGATGCTTGCGATGCGCTATGCCGACGAGGCGCTGATCGTCACCAATCCGGAAGTGTCGTCGGTGCGCGATTCCGACCGCATCATCGGCATGCTCGATTCCAAGACCGTGCGCGCCGAGAATGGCGAGCGCGTCGAGAAGCACATCCTCATCACCCGCTACGATGCCGGCCGCGCCGCGCGCGGCGAGATGCTGTCGATCGACGACGTGCTGGAGATCCTGGCGACGCCGCTGCTCGGCATCGTGCCGGAGAGCCAGGATGTGCTGCGCGCCTCCAATGTCGGCTGTCCGGTGACGCTCAACAGCCCGGCCAGCGCGCCGGCGCGCGCCTATCACGATGCGATGCGCCGCCTGCTCGGCGAGGAGGTCGAGATGCAGATCCCGACCGAGCGCAAGGGCCTGATGAACCTGCTGCTCGGACGGAGGGCTGCATGA
- the minE gene encoding cell division topological specificity factor MinE: MSVLRLFTGRAASAPVARERLQILLAHERSLRGQPDLLMQLREEILAVVSRHVLLDPDKVIVRMDRGKHVSTLEVDIELPNGADRGFASAG, from the coding sequence ATGAGCGTATTGCGGCTCTTTACGGGACGTGCAGCGTCGGCGCCGGTCGCGCGCGAGCGGCTGCAGATCCTGCTCGCGCATGAGCGCAGCCTGCGCGGCCAGCCTGATCTCCTGATGCAGCTGCGCGAGGAAATCCTCGCGGTGGTTTCGCGCCATGTGCTACTCGATCCGGACAAGGTCATCGTCCGCATGGACCGGGGGAAGCATGTCTCGACGCTCGAGGTCGACATCGAACTGCCGAACGGCGCCGATCGCGGGTTTGCCAGCGCGGGCTGA
- a CDS encoding methyl-accepting chemotaxis protein has translation MSFFSNLSIRNKVLLAFGIVLLTAMGLGGFSIDRLSTVNGSAAEVRDNWLPATGWIGAMAKATEQYRSREGQMLMVTTAAERSQYEKYMADAYNYFEKNWRLYEPTVTTPEEKAIVAAFKGSWDAYLADGKQFQELIGKNQTEAATALFLGRMRDNFAGVRKALEQDLAFNVEQGKKEADRGAAVYTSSRIWIFGVIALAALLCISMGYLIVSGVARPITAMTEAMRRLAGGDMSAQIPGAERKDEIGNMAGAVLVFKNNAIETEKLRAEQAEAEKHAAEQRKREMHELANRFEGAVGEIINTVSSASTELEASATTLTSTAERTQQRTTTVAAASEQATANVQSVASATEELSSSVTEISRQVQDSARIANEAVDQARKTNDRVSELSKAAARIGDVVELINTIAGQTNLLALNATIEAARAGDAGRGFAVVATEVKALAEQTAKATGEIGQQISGIQAATQESVGAIREISGTIEKLAEISSTIAAAVEEQGAATQEISRNIQQAAQGTHEVSSNITDVQRGASETGSASTQVLSAAQSLSQDSNKLKLEVGRFLNTVRAA, from the coding sequence AGTGCGCGACAACTGGCTGCCGGCCACCGGCTGGATCGGCGCGATGGCCAAGGCCACGGAACAGTATCGCAGCCGCGAGGGGCAGATGCTGATGGTGACGACCGCGGCCGAGCGAAGCCAGTACGAGAAGTACATGGCCGATGCCTATAACTATTTCGAGAAGAACTGGCGTCTCTACGAGCCGACGGTCACGACGCCGGAAGAGAAGGCCATTGTCGCCGCCTTCAAGGGCTCATGGGATGCATATCTCGCCGACGGAAAGCAGTTTCAGGAGCTGATCGGAAAGAACCAGACCGAGGCTGCTACCGCGCTGTTCCTGGGCCGCATGAGGGACAATTTCGCCGGCGTGCGCAAGGCGCTGGAGCAGGATCTCGCGTTCAATGTCGAGCAGGGCAAGAAGGAGGCTGACAGGGGCGCAGCCGTCTACACGTCCTCGCGCATATGGATCTTCGGTGTGATTGCGTTGGCCGCCCTGCTCTGCATCAGCATGGGCTATCTGATCGTGAGCGGCGTGGCGCGCCCGATCACCGCGATGACCGAGGCGATGCGCCGGCTCGCCGGCGGCGACATGTCCGCGCAGATTCCGGGCGCGGAGCGCAAGGACGAGATCGGCAACATGGCCGGCGCCGTGCTGGTGTTCAAGAACAACGCGATCGAGACCGAGAAGCTGCGCGCCGAGCAGGCGGAAGCGGAGAAGCACGCGGCCGAGCAGCGCAAGCGCGAGATGCACGAGCTTGCCAATCGTTTCGAGGGCGCGGTCGGTGAGATCATCAACACGGTCTCCTCGGCCTCCACCGAGCTCGAGGCCTCGGCCACGACGCTCACCTCCACCGCCGAGCGGACACAGCAGCGCACCACCACGGTGGCCGCCGCCTCCGAACAGGCGACCGCCAACGTGCAGTCGGTGGCTTCGGCGACCGAGGAGCTGAGCTCATCGGTCACCGAGATCAGCCGACAGGTGCAGGACTCCGCACGGATCGCCAACGAGGCGGTCGACCAGGCCCGCAAGACCAACGACCGCGTCAGCGAGCTGTCGAAGGCGGCGGCGCGCATCGGTGACGTCGTCGAGCTGATCAACACCATCGCCGGCCAGACCAACCTGCTGGCGCTGAACGCCACCATCGAGGCCGCGCGCGCCGGCGATGCCGGCCGCGGCTTCGCGGTGGTCGCTACCGAAGTCAAGGCGCTGGCGGAGCAGACCGCCAAGGCCACCGGCGAGATCGGCCAGCAGATCTCGGGCATTCAGGCCGCGACGCAGGAGTCGGTCGGCGCCATCCGGGAGATCAGCGGCACGATCGAGAAGCTCGCGGAGATCTCATCCACCATCGCCGCGGCCGTCGAGGAACAGGGCGCCGCGACCCAGGAGATCTCACGCAACATCCAGCAGGCGGCGCAGGGCACGCACGAGGTGTCATCCAACATCACCGACGTGCAGCGCGGCGCCAGCGAGACCGGCTCCGCCTCCACGCAGGTCCTCTCAGCCGCGCAGTCACTGTCGCAGGACAGCAACAAGCTGAAGCTGGAGGTGGGGAGGTTCCTGAACACGGTGCGGGCGGCGTAG
- the minC gene encoding septum site-determining protein MinC — translation MVMSASAETVRPVIRLRGRSYVAFVFSPVVPVADWLAELDATLRNSPGFFVGKPVVLDLSAVDLSPLAITHLIKSIESRNIRVLGLEGVEQGRLSLGMPPLLSGGRHCAVQEIEPEKPQLQQPTSLLLDQPVRSGQSIVFPDGDVTVLGAVSSGAEIVAGGSIHVYGALRGRAMAGINGNSAARIYCQKIEAELVAIDGYYQTAEQIDDALRGRAAQARLEGHSMKIVALN, via the coding sequence ATGGTCATGAGTGCCAGCGCTGAAACGGTACGTCCTGTTATTCGTCTGCGCGGGCGCTCCTACGTCGCCTTCGTGTTCTCGCCGGTCGTGCCGGTCGCCGACTGGCTCGCCGAGCTCGACGCGACGCTCAGGAATTCGCCCGGCTTCTTCGTCGGCAAGCCGGTGGTGCTCGATCTCTCGGCGGTCGATCTGAGCCCGCTCGCCATCACCCATCTCATCAAGAGCATCGAATCGCGCAACATCCGCGTGCTCGGCCTCGAAGGCGTCGAGCAGGGCCGGCTGTCGCTCGGCATGCCGCCGCTGTTGTCCGGCGGCCGTCACTGCGCCGTGCAGGAGATCGAGCCGGAGAAGCCGCAGTTGCAGCAGCCGACCTCGCTGCTGCTCGATCAGCCCGTGCGCTCCGGCCAGTCGATCGTGTTTCCGGATGGCGACGTCACCGTGCTCGGCGCGGTGTCCTCCGGCGCCGAGATCGTCGCCGGCGGCTCCATCCATGTCTACGGCGCGCTGCGCGGCCGCGCGATGGCCGGCATCAACGGCAATTCCGCGGCGCGCATCTACTGCCAGAAGATCGAGGCCGAGCTGGTCGCGATCGACGGCTACTACCAGACCGCCGAGCAGATCGACGATGCATTGCGCGGTCGGGCCGCACAGGCCCGGCTCGAAGGTCATTCCATGAAGATCGTCGCATTGAACTGA